The Blautia luti nucleotide sequence AGCTGGCTTATGAAACGGTCTGCTCAGAAGTAACCTTAGGTGACAACCCTTACAAGTCCCGGGACTTTAAGATCCAGGTGGCTAAAAGGGATTGCATATCAGAAGTAATTACAGTGTAGAAAGGACAAAGAACTTATGAAAAAGACAATCATCACAGTAGTAGGAAACGACACCGTAGGTATTATTGCAAAGGTTTGTACTTATCTTGCAGACAACAATGTAAACATTCTTGATATCTCTCAGACCATCGTACAGGGATACTTTAACATGATGATGATCACAGATGCCACCAAATGTGAGAAAGACAATGGA carries:
- a CDS encoding ACT domain-containing protein → MKKTIITVVGNDTVGIIAKVCTYLADNNVNILDISQTIVQGYFNMMMITDATKCEKDNGVLAKELEALGDEIGVVIRCQHEDIFNVMHRI